The following DNA comes from Enterocloster bolteae.
GGACATTCCTGCGCTGCAAAATAAATATACTCGTTTCATGATTAAATCCTCCTTGATATCTATATAGTTTCCTTTTATTGTTCCTGTTTTATACCGATGGGTAAAATACGGTGTCTGAATTAACGGTTTTCCAGCTTTTTTTCCAGTTCAGCGATTCGCTCGTAGCTGGCAATCATCTCTTCCGCGATGATTTTAAAGCCTTCCGCACTCATGAGCTGGTCTTCCGCATGAACCAGAATCATGGAGCCGCCTACCTGCTCTCCCTGTGCTTCCTTCTGAATCAGTTCAAAGTGGGCCTCATGTCCAACCAGAAACATCTCCTGGCCTGCCTTTATACATTCCCTGGCTCCCTCAAAGTCTCCCTGCTTTGCTTTCTGGATTGCTTCGATGTAGCTGGAACGCGCGCCTCCCACATTGGAGATAATCTTGAAGCAAATCATTTCTAATCCCTCTACCATTTTGCTGCCTCCTTATTGTTTTTGAAACGAGAAAATGCAACAAAACCATTCTGTTTGCTGCATTTCTTATTAAGTTGCCTTAATTATAAGGCAGTTATTCACTTTTTTTCATTAAAGACATTTCCTAGCTGTTAGGAAATTCAACCCATAATTCTGTCAATAAATTCCTCATAGCTGCATGGAGCCACTAATTTTGCCAGCTCCTCCGGCTGGTTTACCACATTGGATACCCAGTCAAAGAAAATTTTAATCATTCTGGCATCCCCTTCGTTGATGGCGAAAAGCATGACCAGACGCACCTCAAAGGCTCCCCATTTCACCGGATTCTTAAGCTGTGCCACGGCAATGGTGGAATTTCTGGCAAAGGCGCCAAAGGCATGGGGAATGGCAAATGTGTTCACAAAGGAGGTGGGCGACATCTGCTCCCTCTTTAAGACCACTTCCGTGAATTCCGGTTCCACGATGCCCTCTTTTTCCAGGCCCGCGCACAGCATACGGATGATTTCTTCCGGCTGGTCCATGTCTACCTGGGAGTGATAATGCTCTTTTCGTATCAGGTTCCCGATATGGGATGTAAACTCCAGACGGAAGCCTTTTTTATCCAGCCGGTTAATGGCCTGGAGAATCTTTGACTCTGTTTCCGAGTCCACAAACAGGTTAATGGAAACAGTCTCCACATCCAGTCCGTGCTCCAGTGGAAAGGTGCTGAGAAGTAAATCCGGGTCCAGGGCCGATACCTCATCCTCCTCAAAATAGCCGAATGCCTTTACCACTTCCATACGTTCGCGGAACATGTCGGATATCTTCTTCACGCACATGTCGGAAAAAGACTGGTTGTGGGGCAGAATCATCACAGCCCTGTACTTTCTCACGGAATTCATGCGCTCACTGGCAGCTCCCAGGTGAAGGGCAATGTAACAGCTTTCCACATCTGATATGGGCCGTTCCAGCCGCTGCTCCAGAAACTCCAGCACATAGATTCCCATTTCGAAAACAAGGGGATATTTGCGCTTGATTTCCTCCACAAACACATCCTCCATCCGCACCTGGTTCTTGACACGTTCGATGAGTCCGTGAAAATGCATTTTAAGCCCCGCCACCAAATCTGCGTCCTGCCTGAAATCCAGGCCGAACAGGGCATAAACCTGTTCCAGGGCTTCAGCCACCAGCTTCTTGGTATTCATCCATTTTCCGTTGTAATTGACAAAATCGCTGGTATAGTTGGAAGCCCGCCTGCCCATGATTACCAGGGCGAACATGCCCACCTCGCCGTCGTGGACCGTTATGTGCAGCCGCTTGGAAATGCGGTCAAAGAAGGTCTGGGCTATCTGGTACTCAATGGTATCCTCCAGCCCCTGCATTCCCTCCTCCATATTGATGTAATTGGCGCAGTTCATCCGTTCAATGCTGGTCCCCGCATGGAGAATCAGCATGGGAAACATGGACTCATGGATGGAATAGTCGTATTCCTCCAGCACATCCACAAAGATATCCTTGACCTCAATCAGGTTAAAACTTCTGTAGAGATGGGCCAGGGTGTTCAGATTAAGAAAATTCTCCTGCACCTCAGCCACCAGTAAATCCCGGTAAAAACGGCGCTTGCTGGCCTCGTCTCCCTTTAAGGAGATGCATTCCTTGTTCCGCACCAGCTTCAGGCCGCTGTATGGCTCCAGCATCTTTCGTATGCGCTTTAAATCATTGTCAATGGAATAACCGCTGACATAGATCTGGCTCTGGAGCATGGTAAGGTTCAGCTCCTTTACCTCAAACAGCAGCTTTTGTATCATGTATGCACAGCGGGCGCCGGGAGTCTGGGGAATGTCTGCCTCCCTTGTTTCTGCCCCTGACGCCAGGGCAGGCCGTGCCTCCTCGCACAGCCTGTATCCCTGACGCACATTGGACTCAATGGGCGGCGGGTCCGTGTGCTTATTGATGGCCTCCACATCGGAGCGGATGGTCCGGTCCGACACCTGCAGAAGGCCGGCCAGCTGCCGGCTGGTCATCCAGTCCCTCCGCTCTGATAATATGGCAAGCAGCTGTTCCTGTCTTTTATTCTGCATGGTTAAACTCCTTCTCTTACAGTCTTATACAATACGGAATGCGAACACCTTCCAGGGCTCGATATAGTCTAACAGTACATGTTCATACTCAGGCAGATGTCCAATCACGTTCTTGCGGCCGTCATTGGGCATATCCTTTGTGACGATGTGGAGCTCTCCTTTGTATTTCAGGTAACCGTCATTGAGAATGACCACATCGCCCGGCCGTAAGTCCCTGGTGTTGCCAGCCGGAATGGACTGGTCTGCAAATGTTACCCTGGGCCAGGTGGATCGGATCATGTATTCGCTCATATCCCCTCTCACCACATGCTTTGGCTCATAGTCCAGGATCTGCTTCTCTGTGTCCGTCAGCTCCTTTTCCAGTTCAATGCCGAAGGTAAGGATGCTGGGATTGACTGCTGCGCAGGCATGGAGCTCCTCGTCCGTTGCATAGGCATTGGCAATCAGCACATCATCTACCATGCCGGTGGCAAACATATGGCGCACCTGGAAATCCAGAGGAAGGCCGCGGTGCATTTCCAGGGTGCAGAGTCCTTCGTTTAAAGGCCATGGACCGTAAGCTCCGGGCGCATTGCTGGATACAAAGGCAGCCACCTTAAGACCCAGTGACTTCATCTTGTCATTGCACCTGTTAAAATGCTTCAGGCTCAGTCCTGTGTATGCCTGCGGATAAAAGTTATGGCAGGTAATTAACTTCTCACGGTCCGGATGGTGATCCATGATGTTTTCCACATAGACCAGCTTGGTGCTGGCATTCAGCTCCAGCTTCAGCCCCTGCGGATTATAGGTCATAAGGCTTTCCTTCATGCCGTCAAAACCCTCGTCCAGCCGGATGCCGTCCACATGCATTTCCCGGAACACAGACAGGTCCTCATAGGAGATTCCCAACCTTGAAAATACGGAGGGGCTTACATCCGGAATGATTTCCATACCGCAGGCATGGGCTTCGTCAGCCAGACGGCGGAACTGTCCGATGATTTCCTCACCGCTCTTTTCACCAACACTTAAAAGACAGGTAAAAATCCTCTTATAACCCAGTTTACCTGCCTTTCTGATATACGCTATATCCTGTTCTTCTGTGGAATGCTCCGGATAAATAGAAATACCTAATCTTGCCATAATAATAACCCCTCTTTCCAGATTTGAACTGCAAAGCAGTTCTTTGATATTAACTATAGCCTGTCAAGAGGGGATTTTGCGGTAAATCCGTTTCCTAGCTGTTAGGAAACGGATTTATTATATCATAGCCGCCTGTCAGAGCGTATTTATAAAATGGTGCGCATGAGTCCTTTTAGGAAACCGGAGGCCTGGCCCTCGTCAGGTCCTTCCACCGTAAGCTCCAGGCGTTCTCCCTGGTGTGCGCCCAGGCTCATGAGAGCAAGGACATTCTTACAGTCCGCTGTACCCTTTTGGCTTTTAAGGGTTATACGGCTCTCATATTCCGCGGCCGCCCTGCTCAGACTCATAGCATTGGTAGCATGAAGCCCCTGCTTGTCAGATACTACATATTTATAACTTATCATTTCATCATCACCCTTAATTTATTCTCCCCCCATTTTAACATAGTTAACTTTTCTTGACAACCAGGTGTGTTGACAGGTAGAATAGAAAAAGCCGTGCAGCATTCCGGTAAAGATAAAATACCGAAGGCGCTGAAACGGCAGAGAAAGAAAAGACCAGAAAGGATTGGTTGGAACCCACATGAAATTACAGCGTCTTCTGAGCCTGACACGCCAGGCTCTTGATACATACGGGCTGATTCAGGACGGTGACCGTATCGCCATAGGAGTGTCCGGCGGAAAGGACAGCCTGACATTGCTCCATGCCCTTCATCATCTGAGGAGGTTTTACCCTGAAAAATATGAACTGTGCGCCATTACGGTGGATTTGGGGCTTGGCAATATGGATTTGGAACCGGTGGCAGCTATGTGCCGGGAATTTGAGATTCCATATGAAATCATCTCCACAGAAATCGGCGCGGTCCTCTTTGATATCCGCAAGGAAACCAACCCCTGTTCTCTTTGTGCCAAGATGCGAAAAGGCGCTCTCAATGAAAAGGCCAAGGAGATGGGATGCAACAAGATTGCCTATGCTCATCACAGGGATGATGTGATCGAGACCATGATGATGTCACTGTTCTATGAGGGAAGGTTCCACTCCTTCTCACCCCTTACCTATCTGGACCGCATGGATCTGACCGTCATCCGTCCCATGATTTTTGTCACGGAGGCAGATGTCATAGGATTCCGGAACAAATACCAGCTTCCTGTATGCAAAAACCCATGCCCCATGGACGGATACACAAAGCGGCAGTATATTAAGGAGCTGATACACAGGCTGCAGGAGGACAATCCTCATATAAAAGACTGTATGTTCCGGGCAATCCTTGACGGCAGCATAAAAGGATGGCCCCAGGCGTTGAAATAATGCCTGAGGCCATCCTTTTGCACTTCCCCTGTGCTTCTATTCCGGGGTGGTCTTTGATGCCGGGTACTGCTTCAGATACCGGTGCTGCTTCAGATGCCGGGTATTGCTTTAGATGCCGGGTACTGCTTCAGATACCGGAACCTGCTTTAGATTCCTGGGCCGCCCTCGTCCGTACCGCTTTGGGCCTGGCCAGGGCCGTTGTCCTGGCTTCCTGGGCCCGGGCCGCTGCTGCCGGAATCAGATTCGGAGCCAGGGGAGGAACCGGAGCCCGGCTTCTCTGTCTCAGGGGCCTTTGTGGGATGGCTGCCGGAAGGTTCTGCGGCGCCGCTGCCGCCCGGGCCGCTGCTTCCCGGTCCCTGTTCCTCATCCGTATGTTTGGTGCTTTCAGGAGCCTTTGTGGGTTTGCCTGATACGCCCGGCCCCACTTCTTCGGTCTCTTCTGTTTCTTCGGTACTCTCCTGGGTTGTCTCCTCTGTCTCTTCCGTCTCCCCGGTACTCTCCTGCGTTGTCTCCACAGGCGCTGTTGTTTCGGGCGGAGGTGTCTCTGCCGGTACATTCTGGGCAGGCGCCTTATCTCCTGATGAACTTCCTCCTGAGGAGCCGCCTCCGGAAGGAGCTGCCTTGCCCTCCTCATAAAGCCCTGTTTCTTCCGAGATATGGGCGCTGATTTTACGGACAGCGGAGGATGGACTGTAGGACGTCTCCTGGCCGTACAGGAACTGATGAAGAAGGACTACATTGCTTTCCAGGGTGGTGGGCACCACGCAGTCCATCTTTCCGATTTTCATGGTCTGCCTTGAGAATGGGAAACCGGCAGTCTCTCCGATGTGATACTTACCGATATCCTTTGCCAGAGGCAGTACATCGTCTACTCCTACGCTGGTGGAAATTTCCTGCACCATGTAGCCTGCCAGCGAGGTCAGAGTTGAGAGGTCAGCCTGCTTTGCTTTTGCCAGGGCAAGCTCTACCACCTTTCTCTGGCGCTCCGTTCTCTGGAAATCCGTATCCATGAGACGCAGACGGCTGTAGGCCACAGCCTGGACGCCGTCTAAATGGTTCATCCCGGCCTGCTCCAGCTGATAGGAACCAATACCTGTTGAATTGACGGTTTCTGTAATGAAGCCGTTGATATACTTAAATTCCGCAGGCGTGATTTCCAGGTCTATGCCGCCTAGAATGTTAATCGCCTCAGCCACTGACTTCCAGTTAAAGGTGGCATAGTCATCAATCTTGATATCCAGGTTTTCCTCCAGGGCTGACACTGCCTGCTTATGTCCACCCTTAAAGTATGCTTCATTAATTTTGTGATAGGTTCCCTCGGAATTGATTTTCAGGTATGTATCCCTGTAAACGCTGACAAGGCGGATTTCCCCTGTAGCTCTGTCAATGCTGCATATCATCTGAACATCTGCCAGTGCGTTTTTTGTATTGCCATCTCTGCTGTCCACTCCAAAAACAGCTATATTCCAGTAGCCTGTAGGTTTGTGAAGGAACAGCCAGGCTCCATACCCTATGAATGCAACCAGAAGGAGCAAAAGAATCCCCTTCCATCTGCCTTTTTTACGTCGTTTTGCCATTTGTCCCTGCTGCCGTCCGGCAGATGTCCTGCCCCTTTCCATAGTATCCTGCTGCCTTTTTGCGGTGCGCCCCTGATTTCTTGAAACGGACGGTGCTGTTCTGGCCCGGTCCTGATTAGAGGAGGCACTTCCCGGCTGACGGGATTTCCTGCCCTGGGCATTTCTGTTTCCCGCGGACTGCGCCTGACGCCGTCCTTCGGCAGAACCAGACGAACCATAAGAGGATCTAAGCCGGCGGGCGGGCATGGGAGGTTCGTCGTCCAGATAGTCCTCCATGGGAAAATCAATCTGCCTGTCCTCTTCTGCGTCGTATTCCTCACCGTAATAGTACTCCTCGTCATACTCCTCGCGGCCGTCATAGGATTGTCTGGCACTTCTGCGCTCACCGGCTGGCTGTACAGGCCTCGGATATGCCCTGCTGCTCTGTCTGCCGCTTTCCTGCCTGCCGCTGCCTCTTCTGGCACGTGCCCTCATGCGTTCCAGCTCATCGTCATTTTCTCTGTTATTCATGATTATACTCCTCTTTATCTATTTGGTTCTTATGCGGAAATCATTCCAGAATACGCAAGTAACTCTCCCAGTTACTTGTCACGGTTCCCACTTCCACATTATTGGAATTGCCTGTGGTCTCCTGGATACAGAGCATATTCCCCTCTGCTGTCCAGCCCAGGAATATTACCACATGGGCCATGGGATTAAACCGGATACAGATGTCTCCCGGCAGCAGTTCATCCCTGGCTACCGGTGAACCGCAGCCCAAAAGTGTACCGGTACTCTGGGCCCCCAGCCCTTTTCCGGTGACCGACCAGTATACCCAGTTGATCCAGCCGGAACAATCCAGTCCCTTTAAAAGCCTGCCGTCCTCATCCGGGACAGTCAGTGAGCCGAAGCCATTTCCGGTATAACCAGGTGCTGATGGTTTGCCTCCCCAGTAGTAAGGAATCTTACCTACCGATGTAAGGGCATACCGCACGAAATCTTTACGCTGCCGGCTGGCGTCTTCCGGAACCAGACTCATGTATAATTCAATCTCCTGGGAATTCAAAAGTCCTTTTACCGGATAGTCAACTGTATAAAGACCATATTCCTGGGACCAATCCTGGGCCAGCAGCGCGCCTGCCATGTTTCTGGTATCCGCATTCCAGCCTGTCCAGCCGGAAGCCTTGACAGCTTCCAGTGTATCTGCTGCCTGGAATAGACTGTCTGCCTCGGCAGTGCCTTTGACCACGGCCAGTACCGTACAGTCCACATGGCCCGGACAGGTCTGGGAGCCGTCTGCCGGACCTGTATCAGAATCCCCGGATCCGACGGATGACGCATCAGAAAAACTGGCCACGGCTGCTGTCTCAGCTTCTGCTGCACTGGCTGCCATTGAGCTAACTGGTTCTCCACCAGCTGCTCCTGACTCAACTGCTTCCGTCCCAGCGGCTGCTGTTCCAACGGTTTCTGCGCCAGCTACTGCTTCAACTGCTTCAGCACCAGTTGTTTCCGACCCAGCTACTGCTGCTTCAACTGCTTCAGCACCAGCTATTTGCGACCCAGCTACTACTGCGCCAGCTGTTTCACCTCCAGCTGCTTCCGACCCAGCTACTGCTGCCCCAACTGCTTCAGCTCCAGCTGCTTCCGACCCAGCTATTACTGCGTCAGCTGGTTCAACACCAGCTGTTTGTGCTCCAGCTGCTTCCGTCCCGAATTCCTCCGCGTCCCTTTGCCCGTCTGCTGCTTCGTCCAGGCAGCTGCCGTCACAATAATAAATTCCGCCTATGCGCACAGAGTACTTGTGTGAAGCGTTCCACAGCTTGTCCGCACAGTCCTCCATTGTTTTCATATCTTTAAGTATGCCGAAGTAATGCAGGGTATTGATAATAGAAATGATTTCCCTTGCGTTAGAAGTGCTTCCGGTTTCCTGTTGTTCGCTGTTTACAAAGTGCACGGATATGTTCCGGAACTCCGGTATGATGCCGGATGGTGAAGTGACGGCTGTCTCCGGAAGTCCCAGCAGGGCTGCAAGCTGCTGGGGCGTATAATTGTACAGGTCATATAGACCCGATATCCACGACGCGTCCTTTAAAGCCAGCAGATCATAGAGCCGGCCCGCATAGCTGTCAGCCGGATCCGTGGAATCTGCCCCATCCTCATAGAGATAGGCCAGGTTAAGTACCTGGGAATCCATCATGTCCGCATTGGAAGGAGTTGCATCCCGGCAGGCCGCACCTGGCGGAAAGAGAAAGGAAGGCGAACCCGGAGCCAGATCTATGTATTGTGAGGTGGTTTCTACGGCCCCTCCCTCAGAGCGGCCGGCAGCGGGAGCATTCAGTCTCCCGCTGTAACGCCCCGCCATATAGGACATTGCGCAGGCGCACACTACAGTCACGGCCAGGGCCGAACACTGCAGAATCTCTCGTTTGTATTTTTTTATCACCTGTATGTAATCGCTTTTTTTCATGTTGTGCGTCCTGTTGTGATTCATAAATCATATAATTGCACCGCCCCTCATTATATCACACAGGCAGGTGAATGAATAGAACAAAAGTCTTAAAGAATCTTTAAAATCGCGCATAAAACAGGGATTATGCCGGGCACCGGCAGGGCGGCTCACCCAAAATATGGTTGACGCATAAAATAGAGTGAGCTATAATATTCACAATCTGTCACAGGAGGGACAGAGACACATAGCAAAGCTAAGCGCCATGCACCTTTTAGCGGGTACGTGAACAGCAGGAACGTCTGCTGCCGTTTATAAGGTTAACGAGGTGGAGAGAGAATCGAGAAATTCGGCGGGTGCTCTCCCATGCTGTCCGGGCGTGTTGCATACTGGAAAATATGCGGGTAACTGCAAAACAAAGCCAGTGTGACCGGATGTATGATATCAGTAAAATGGATAAAAAATGGAATGCTGAAAACTGCCTGTATAAGACAGCTTAGTTTTTTGCTGTCTTTTTCAGGAACAACAATTGCAGTTAAAATAACTGTAACTAACAAAGAAAGGCAGAACAAATTATGTGTGGAATAATTGGATATACAGGCCCTTTGGAGGCCAAGGATGTATTGTTAAAGGGACTCGCAGGACTGGAATACAGAGGATATGACAGCGCCGGTATTGCTTACTTCAACCAGGATTCCCAGGTCAGGAGCATTAAAAAGGTGGGCAAGGTAGCCGCCCTTAGGGAATGTGTAAAATCAACCTGCGAGATATCCCACTGCGGAATCGGCCATACCCGCTGGGCCACTCACGGAGGTGTAACGGACGCCAATGCCCATCCCCACAGCTTCGGACAGGTAACCCTGATTCACAATGGAATCATCGAAAATTACCGCCAGCTAACGCAGGAATATGGCTTGGAAGGCCGTCTTGCCTCCCAGACTGACAGCGAGGTAGCTGCGGCTGTTCTGGATTCTGCTTACAGGGGATGCGGCCAGGATCCGCTGAAGGCTATCGCAGCCTTTACAGGTATGCTTGAAGGCTCCTATGGTTTTTGTATCCTTTTTGCGGACCGTCCCGGTGAGATATATGCCGTAAGGAAGGTAAGCCCCCTTGTTGCTTCCTACACCCACTCAGGAGCGCTTGTAGCCTCGGATCTTACGGCCCTGATTTCTTATACCAGGGAGTATTTTGTGGTCCCGGAGGGCTGTATTGTGCGCCTGACGCCATACAAAGTCCGTGTATATGATATGGACTTTAACCGTGTGGAGCCGGAAACACTGGAGGTCAGCTGGAACATGGACGCGGCCATGAAGAACGGATACCCCCACTTCATGCTCAAGGAAATCCACGAACAGCCGGAAGCCCTTAAAAATACCATTCTTCCAAGGATGTTGGACCGTCTGCCGGATTTTAGAGATGACGGTATTCCGGACTCCTTATTCGCAGAGTGTTCCCAGGTGCGGATTATTGCCTGCGGTACAGCCATGCATGCGGGAATGGTGGCAAAAGCACTGATGGAGCCCATGCTCCGTATACCCGTCACCGTGTCCATTGCATCTGAATTCCGGTACGAGGATCCGCTGATTGATTCCAGCACCCTGGTCATAGTCATATCACAGTCAGGAGAGACCATTGACACACTGGCCGCCATGAACCTGGCTAAAAGTCTTGGCTCTGTCACCCTCTCCATTGTCAATGTAAAGGGTTCCACCATTGCCAGGGAAAGCGATTACGTATTATATACACATGCAGGCCCTGAGATTGCTGTTGCCAGTACAAAGGCTTATTCCGTGCAACTGGCTGCCCTCTACATGATTGGCTGCCGCATGGCTCTGGTCCGCGGGGCCTTTGGCCAGGATGAGGCACGGGAATTTATGACGGATCTGCTGGATGTCATACCGGCTATGGAAACCGTTATTGGACAGTCTGAATTTATCCAGTCCTTTGTGCGCCACCTGATTCGTGAGAGAGACACCTTTTTTATTGGAAGAGGCCTGGATTACGCCTTTTCCCTGGAGGGGGCCCTTAAGCTTAAGGAAATCTCCTATATCCACGCGGAGGCATATGCCGC
Coding sequences within:
- a CDS encoding tRNA 2-thiocytidine(32) synthetase TtcA; translated protein: MKLQRLLSLTRQALDTYGLIQDGDRIAIGVSGGKDSLTLLHALHHLRRFYPEKYELCAITVDLGLGNMDLEPVAAMCREFEIPYEIISTEIGAVLFDIRKETNPCSLCAKMRKGALNEKAKEMGCNKIAYAHHRDDVIETMMMSLFYEGRFHSFSPLTYLDRMDLTVIRPMIFVTEADVIGFRNKYQLPVCKNPCPMDGYTKRQYIKELIHRLQEDNPHIKDCMFRAILDGSIKGWPQALK
- a CDS encoding BglG family transcription antiterminator encodes the protein MQNKRQEQLLAILSERRDWMTSRQLAGLLQVSDRTIRSDVEAINKHTDPPPIESNVRQGYRLCEEARPALASGAETREADIPQTPGARCAYMIQKLLFEVKELNLTMLQSQIYVSGYSIDNDLKRIRKMLEPYSGLKLVRNKECISLKGDEASKRRFYRDLLVAEVQENFLNLNTLAHLYRSFNLIEVKDIFVDVLEEYDYSIHESMFPMLILHAGTSIERMNCANYINMEEGMQGLEDTIEYQIAQTFFDRISKRLHITVHDGEVGMFALVIMGRRASNYTSDFVNYNGKWMNTKKLVAEALEQVYALFGLDFRQDADLVAGLKMHFHGLIERVKNQVRMEDVFVEEIKRKYPLVFEMGIYVLEFLEQRLERPISDVESCYIALHLGAASERMNSVRKYRAVMILPHNQSFSDMCVKKISDMFRERMEVVKAFGYFEEDEVSALDPDLLLSTFPLEHGLDVETVSINLFVDSETESKILQAINRLDKKGFRLEFTSHIGNLIRKEHYHSQVDMDQPEEIIRMLCAGLEKEGIVEPEFTEVVLKREQMSPTSFVNTFAIPHAFGAFARNSTIAVAQLKNPVKWGAFEVRLVMLFAINEGDARMIKIFFDWVSNVVNQPEELAKLVAPCSYEEFIDRIMG
- a CDS encoding NlpC/P60 family protein; the protein is MKKSDYIQVIKKYKREILQCSALAVTVVCACAMSYMAGRYSGRLNAPAAGRSEGGAVETTSQYIDLAPGSPSFLFPPGAACRDATPSNADMMDSQVLNLAYLYEDGADSTDPADSYAGRLYDLLALKDASWISGLYDLYNYTPQQLAALLGLPETAVTSPSGIIPEFRNISVHFVNSEQQETGSTSNAREIISIINTLHYFGILKDMKTMEDCADKLWNASHKYSVRIGGIYYCDGSCLDEAADGQRDAEEFGTEAAGAQTAGVEPADAVIAGSEAAGAEAVGAAVAGSEAAGGETAGAVVAGSQIAGAEAVEAAVAGSETTGAEAVEAVAGAETVGTAAAGTEAVESGAAGGEPVSSMAASAAEAETAAVASFSDASSVGSGDSDTGPADGSQTCPGHVDCTVLAVVKGTAEADSLFQAADTLEAVKASGWTGWNADTRNMAGALLAQDWSQEYGLYTVDYPVKGLLNSQEIELYMSLVPEDASRQRKDFVRYALTSVGKIPYYWGGKPSAPGYTGNGFGSLTVPDEDGRLLKGLDCSGWINWVYWSVTGKGLGAQSTGTLLGCGSPVARDELLPGDICIRFNPMAHVVIFLGWTAEGNMLCIQETTGNSNNVEVGTVTSNWESYLRILE
- a CDS encoding LCP family protein; the encoded protein is MNNRENDDELERMRARARRGSGRQESGRQSSRAYPRPVQPAGERRSARQSYDGREEYDEEYYYGEEYDAEEDRQIDFPMEDYLDDEPPMPARRLRSSYGSSGSAEGRRQAQSAGNRNAQGRKSRQPGSASSNQDRARTAPSVSRNQGRTAKRQQDTMERGRTSAGRQQGQMAKRRKKGRWKGILLLLLVAFIGYGAWLFLHKPTGYWNIAVFGVDSRDGNTKNALADVQMICSIDRATGEIRLVSVYRDTYLKINSEGTYHKINEAYFKGGHKQAVSALEENLDIKIDDYATFNWKSVAEAINILGGIDLEITPAEFKYINGFITETVNSTGIGSYQLEQAGMNHLDGVQAVAYSRLRLMDTDFQRTERQRKVVELALAKAKQADLSTLTSLAGYMVQEISTSVGVDDVLPLAKDIGKYHIGETAGFPFSRQTMKIGKMDCVVPTTLESNVVLLHQFLYGQETSYSPSSAVRKISAHISEETGLYEEGKAAPSGGGSSGGSSSGDKAPAQNVPAETPPPETTAPVETTQESTGETEETEETTQESTEETEETEEVGPGVSGKPTKAPESTKHTDEEQGPGSSGPGGSGAAEPSGSHPTKAPETEKPGSGSSPGSESDSGSSGPGPGSQDNGPGQAQSGTDEGGPGI
- a CDS encoding PTS lactose/cellobiose transporter subunit IIA; the protein is MVEGLEMICFKIISNVGGARSSYIEAIQKAKQGDFEGARECIKAGQEMFLVGHEAHFELIQKEAQGEQVGGSMILVHAEDQLMSAEGFKIIAEEMIASYERIAELEKKLENR
- a CDS encoding DUF871 domain-containing protein, whose translation is MARLGISIYPEHSTEEQDIAYIRKAGKLGYKRIFTCLLSVGEKSGEEIIGQFRRLADEAHACGMEIIPDVSPSVFSRLGISYEDLSVFREMHVDGIRLDEGFDGMKESLMTYNPQGLKLELNASTKLVYVENIMDHHPDREKLITCHNFYPQAYTGLSLKHFNRCNDKMKSLGLKVAAFVSSNAPGAYGPWPLNEGLCTLEMHRGLPLDFQVRHMFATGMVDDVLIANAYATDEELHACAAVNPSILTFGIELEKELTDTEKQILDYEPKHVVRGDMSEYMIRSTWPRVTFADQSIPAGNTRDLRPGDVVILNDGYLKYKGELHIVTKDMPNDGRKNVIGHLPEYEHVLLDYIEPWKVFAFRIV
- the glmS gene encoding glutamine--fructose-6-phosphate transaminase (isomerizing), giving the protein MCGIIGYTGPLEAKDVLLKGLAGLEYRGYDSAGIAYFNQDSQVRSIKKVGKVAALRECVKSTCEISHCGIGHTRWATHGGVTDANAHPHSFGQVTLIHNGIIENYRQLTQEYGLEGRLASQTDSEVAAAVLDSAYRGCGQDPLKAIAAFTGMLEGSYGFCILFADRPGEIYAVRKVSPLVASYTHSGALVASDLTALISYTREYFVVPEGCIVRLTPYKVRVYDMDFNRVEPETLEVSWNMDAAMKNGYPHFMLKEIHEQPEALKNTILPRMLDRLPDFRDDGIPDSLFAECSQVRIIACGTAMHAGMVAKALMEPMLRIPVTVSIASEFRYEDPLIDSSTLVIVISQSGETIDTLAAMNLAKSLGSVTLSIVNVKGSTIARESDYVLYTHAGPEIAVASTKAYSVQLAALYMIGCRMALVRGAFGQDEAREFMTDLLDVIPAMETVIGQSEFIQSFVRHLIRERDTFFIGRGLDYAFSLEGALKLKEISYIHAEAYAAGELKHGTIALIYDNVPVIAIATQDHVFAKTISNIREVKARGAYVILLAKKQSVVEDGVADIELRIPDLEDRFTVFPIAVALQLIAYYASIGKHLDVDQPRNLAKSVTVE
- a CDS encoding HPr family phosphocarrier protein; this translates as MISYKYVVSDKQGLHATNAMSLSRAAAEYESRITLKSQKGTADCKNVLALMSLGAHQGERLELTVEGPDEGQASGFLKGLMRTIL